The DNA sequence CCGGAAAAAAACAATATATTTAGGTAAATTTTTCAAAAATATTATGAATTATCAAATTAAAATTCCTAATATAATCAAAATAAAATAGTATCATGAAACCATATCGCCCAATATATTTTTCATATTAAATTAACTTAAACTAATAAAAAAAATCACATTATCACATTGTTTTAGAGAAAAGAAAAAGCGACTAAAAAGCCCCTAATAATATTTAACATCATAGCTAAAGGATTTAAATAAAACAAAAGAGATATTATCTAATATTACATACCAATCATGTGCTAACTCCACTCTACAAGGTCTATACTTATTAAAAATTTTTATTTGAAGATGCTCTCCACAACTGATAGGAAAGCGATTTTCTTTTCCTTTGAAATACCAACATTCTTTCTCTTTAGAATAAACTAACTTACCCATCATAGTCCAGTTTCCTCACAAGCTTTAAATACTATTTCTTCATTAATGATATTTGCTTTAAACTGATAT is a window from the Anaerobranca gottschalkii DSM 13577 genome containing:
- a CDS encoding DUF5348 domain-containing protein encodes the protein MMGKLVYSKEKECWYFKGKENRFPISCGEHLQIKIFNKYRPCRVELAHDWYVILDNISFVLFKSFSYDVKYY